A region from the Simiduia sp. 21SJ11W-1 genome encodes:
- a CDS encoding WYL domain-containing protein: MPVIVFFIAWAVLHLAFKDLEGIWAFLLALLAAWVASLVGEALEESRSQTDEAGWREAPAPDAPAQVVRNKLLDEAAGATRHRHSTPTDAIHNGTLIWQGGPLKVHFGYRDAKGNHTNRTVSLTHIYKTHEGHYLEGHCHRRNELRRFKSARIQGALFLDNIGRKFPALLKFLTGKPDKQSNAKPAHDSWQGGPVAVRFDYLDHTGKAQEIQLGLILIFPSGGQTYLQGRNLQNGREQKFNAERIQGNIFCGNVGRNLRALLNFLHQHPQGTAQDPHNGLQYHDTRGARAKLLAKLGTVDWRKEGILKMSGYRVGKTHGVKKDRRWAILNSLMMQDTLTDVRDKSYATEWGKPASKKRYKKIHDSVATFLNNGRARNRNGAIDLSVAVAEWEMDLDYLEKTFARQFG; this comes from the coding sequence ATGCCAGTGATTGTTTTTTTTATAGCTTGGGCGGTATTGCACCTGGCGTTTAAAGATCTCGAAGGCATCTGGGCATTTTTACTGGCGCTGCTGGCCGCTTGGGTGGCGTCGCTGGTGGGCGAGGCCCTGGAAGAAAGTCGATCGCAAACGGATGAAGCGGGCTGGCGTGAGGCACCCGCGCCTGATGCTCCCGCCCAAGTGGTAAGAAATAAACTGCTAGATGAAGCCGCTGGCGCAACTCGGCACCGCCATAGTACACCCACAGACGCCATTCATAATGGCACCCTGATTTGGCAGGGCGGCCCTTTGAAGGTGCATTTTGGTTATCGGGATGCCAAAGGGAACCACACAAACCGAACGGTGAGCCTAACCCATATCTACAAAACCCATGAGGGACACTATTTGGAGGGGCATTGTCATCGCCGCAATGAGCTGCGCCGTTTTAAAAGCGCCCGTATTCAGGGTGCGCTATTTCTCGACAACATAGGGCGCAAGTTTCCGGCCTTGCTCAAGTTCTTGACGGGCAAGCCAGACAAGCAATCGAACGCTAAGCCTGCCCACGATAGCTGGCAGGGCGGGCCGGTAGCGGTTCGCTTTGACTATTTGGATCACACGGGTAAAGCGCAGGAGATTCAGCTGGGTCTTATTCTCATTTTCCCGTCGGGCGGCCAGACTTATCTACAAGGTAGAAACTTGCAAAATGGGCGCGAACAAAAGTTCAATGCAGAGCGCATTCAAGGCAATATTTTTTGTGGCAACGTGGGGCGAAATCTGCGCGCGTTACTGAATTTTCTGCATCAACACCCGCAGGGCACCGCGCAAGACCCCCACAATGGCTTGCAATACCACGATACCCGTGGTGCGCGGGCCAAATTGCTGGCCAAACTCGGCACCGTAGATTGGCGCAAAGAAGGCATTCTGAAGATGAGTGGTTACCGGGTGGGCAAAACCCATGGCGTCAAAAAGGATCGCCGCTGGGCCATTTTAAACAGTCTGATGATGCAGGATACGCTCACCGATGTGCGGGATAAAAGTTACGCCACCGAGTGGGGCAAGCCGGCCTCGAAAAAGCGCTATAAAAAGATTCACGATTCTGTGGCCACGTTTCTCAATAACGGTCGGGCGCGCAACCGCAATGGCGCGATTGACCTAAGTGTCGCCGTGGCCGAGTGGGAAATGGATTTGGATTACCTGGAAAAAACTTTTGCACGCCAATTTGGCTAA
- a CDS encoding helicase-related protein, with protein sequence MSAQFSPGSIVRARRREWVVLPQSTEHNLYLRPLGSGEDMPTLVVPALEREPVTAASFPSPTVEQIGTQTAGLLLRDALMLKLRAGAGPFRSFGNIAVEPRAYQLVPLMMALKQEVVRLLIADDVGIGKTIEAGLIARELMDRGEINALTVLCPPHLCEQWQEELQNRFHIDAVVVRSATANRLERGIPAGGSIFTEYPFTVVSLDFIKSKTRRDAFAEQCPDFVIVDEAHTCSRTGQGRQQRYELLRDLAAKAERHLVMLTATPHSGDEEAFYNLLALLSPDFAQLKNETRTDHPLRAKLANHFVQRRRQDIDEWKEGSLFPDREVAEAPYKLTGDWNGIFQEVLDYARELVERETESRYQMRMNWWAALALLRCISSSPQAAVRALGRRLDNAQETSDDDAEELDAQGLASVLDGTADELVLDDVEPGAAQQQDIERLTQLIARAEKLSGSADPKLQTLVQALKPLIQQGFHPVVFCRYIATADYLAAELAKVFTDREVVSITGELAPSEREARIAALKDADKAPLLVATDCLSEGINLQDQFTAVVHYDLSWNPTRHEQREGRVDRFGQRAPKVKALMLYGEDNPIDGAVLQVILRKAENIRKALGVSVPMPEDDDRVMNAILNTVLLRRDATSGPTGDLFAEQQMLEALDVKWESAREKAKKNQTLFAQGRLKPEQVMPEWQKAFAVLGTEEDVKRFVLAACERLGAPLDPQRHGGYRAPLGHLPKELVERLERLDLLHIKRVDFHYPTAERCEFLHRTHPLVGQLADYLAELAMAGKANDKIARAGALFTQAVQTKTTIYLLRLRSRLTITRTHQARDLLAEEALALAVESGGANRLLPKEQALALMQSAVSKELPLERRTRELQQALDALPALMPQFEQLADDRAQSLLADHRRVREAAGSRGSYSVSPQLPVDVMGVYVLVPDVALF encoded by the coding sequence ATGAGTGCGCAGTTTTCCCCTGGGTCTATCGTGCGGGCGCGCCGCCGTGAATGGGTGGTGTTGCCCCAAAGCACAGAACACAACTTGTACCTGCGCCCCCTGGGCAGTGGCGAAGACATGCCCACCCTGGTGGTGCCGGCCCTGGAGCGTGAGCCCGTCACCGCCGCCAGCTTTCCGTCTCCCACAGTAGAGCAAATCGGCACCCAAACCGCGGGCCTGTTATTGCGCGATGCGCTCATGCTCAAGCTTCGCGCCGGTGCCGGCCCTTTCCGCAGTTTTGGCAATATTGCCGTTGAGCCCCGCGCTTACCAGTTGGTGCCACTGATGATGGCGCTCAAGCAGGAAGTGGTGCGCCTGCTCATTGCCGACGACGTGGGTATTGGTAAAACCATTGAGGCGGGTCTTATTGCCCGCGAGCTCATGGATCGGGGCGAGATCAATGCACTCACTGTGCTTTGCCCACCGCATTTGTGTGAACAATGGCAAGAAGAACTCCAAAATCGTTTTCATATTGATGCCGTGGTGGTGCGTTCCGCCACCGCCAACCGCTTAGAACGCGGCATTCCCGCCGGCGGCTCCATTTTTACCGAATACCCCTTTACCGTGGTGTCGCTGGATTTCATTAAAAGTAAAACCCGGCGTGATGCCTTTGCCGAACAGTGCCCGGATTTTGTGATTGTGGACGAGGCCCACACCTGCTCTCGCACCGGCCAAGGCCGCCAGCAGCGTTATGAATTGTTGCGCGATTTAGCCGCCAAAGCCGAGCGCCATTTGGTGATGCTCACCGCCACACCGCACAGTGGCGATGAAGAGGCTTTTTACAATTTGCTGGCACTGTTAAGCCCGGATTTTGCCCAGCTTAAAAATGAAACCCGCACCGATCACCCCCTGCGGGCCAAACTCGCCAACCACTTTGTGCAACGCCGCCGGCAAGACATTGACGAATGGAAAGAGGGCAGTCTCTTTCCAGATCGCGAAGTGGCTGAGGCCCCCTACAAGCTCACCGGTGATTGGAACGGTATTTTTCAGGAGGTGCTCGATTACGCCCGCGAGTTGGTGGAGCGCGAAACCGAAAGCCGTTACCAGATGCGCATGAACTGGTGGGCAGCCCTGGCGCTGTTGCGCTGTATTTCATCATCACCCCAGGCCGCCGTGCGCGCACTCGGCCGCCGGCTTGATAACGCGCAAGAAACCAGTGATGACGATGCTGAGGAGCTCGACGCCCAAGGCCTGGCCTCCGTGCTCGATGGCACCGCCGACGAACTGGTATTGGATGACGTAGAACCCGGCGCTGCTCAACAACAAGACATTGAACGCCTTACCCAACTCATTGCCCGCGCCGAAAAATTATCCGGCAGCGCCGACCCGAAATTGCAAACCCTGGTGCAGGCTCTAAAACCGCTCATTCAGCAGGGCTTTCACCCGGTGGTGTTCTGCCGCTATATCGCCACCGCCGATTATCTGGCCGCTGAACTCGCTAAAGTATTTACCGACCGCGAAGTGGTCAGCATCACCGGTGAGCTGGCACCCAGCGAGCGGGAGGCGCGCATTGCTGCCTTAAAAGACGCAGACAAAGCCCCGCTCTTAGTCGCCACCGATTGCCTGTCGGAAGGTATCAACCTGCAAGACCAATTCACCGCCGTAGTGCACTACGACTTAAGCTGGAACCCTACCCGCCACGAGCAGCGCGAAGGCCGGGTAGACCGCTTTGGCCAGCGCGCACCCAAAGTGAAAGCACTCATGCTCTATGGCGAAGATAACCCCATCGATGGCGCGGTGTTACAGGTCATCCTGCGCAAGGCCGAAAACATCCGCAAAGCCCTGGGTGTCTCGGTGCCTATGCCCGAAGACGACGACCGGGTGATGAATGCCATTTTAAATACCGTGTTGCTGCGCCGCGATGCCACCAGCGGCCCCACTGGCGATTTATTTGCCGAGCAGCAAATGCTTGAAGCGCTCGACGTGAAGTGGGAATCGGCCCGTGAAAAGGCCAAGAAAAACCAAACGCTGTTTGCCCAAGGCAGGCTCAAGCCCGAGCAGGTCATGCCCGAATGGCAAAAAGCCTTTGCCGTACTGGGTACGGAAGAAGACGTTAAACGCTTTGTGCTGGCCGCCTGCGAGCGCCTCGGTGCACCGCTAGACCCGCAACGCCACGGCGGCTACCGCGCACCCCTTGGCCATTTGCCCAAAGAACTGGTGGAGCGCCTGGAGCGGCTGGATTTACTGCACATCAAGCGTGTGGATTTTCACTACCCCACCGCCGAGCGCTGCGAATTTTTACACCGCACCCATCCGTTGGTGGGCCAATTGGCCGATTATCTGGCCGAGCTCGCCATGGCCGGCAAAGCCAACGACAAAATTGCCCGCGCCGGCGCGCTCTTTACCCAGGCCGTGCAAACCAAAACCACCATCTACCTGCTGCGCCTGCGCTCGCGCCTCACCATTACCCGCACCCACCAGGCGCGCGATTTATTGGCCGAGGAAGCCCTGGCGCTGGCAGTAGAAAGCGGCGGTGCCAACCGGTTGCTGCCCAAAGAGCAAGCCTTGGCGCTCATGCAATCGGCGGTATCCAAAGAACTGCCACTAGAGCGCCGCACCCGCGAATTACAGCAAGCGCTCGATGCACTGCCCGCACTCATGCCTCAATTTGAACAGCTGGCGGATGACCGCGCCCAAAGCCTCCTGGCCGATCACCGCCGCGTGCGTGAGGCGGCCGGCAGCCGTGGCAGCTACAGCGTCTCGCCCCAATTGCCCGTGGATGTCATGGGCGTGTATGTACTCGTGCCCGATGTGGCCTTGTTTTAA
- a CDS encoding Eco57I restriction-modification methylase domain-containing protein, protein MAKHNHQTFESLRIVGALLGTQVLHEARNLKLPGQALGEYSIERGLKLNDELGRYWRIARARWQEFQSQRPRQDINPHRLAQQEWLLPLLRNVLGFTVVESPTLTLGEREFPLTHTAHNGAVPLVLCGANQDLDKGDPLFGQEGRKRSPMGLVQEYLNAESRCLWGIVSNGVQLRLLRDNPAMTRPAYVEVDLERLFEEDNYADFALFWLLAHASRFAPQDQNPEACWLEQWRNQGHSDGERALEKLRDGVTKALRELGTGFVAHPANQPLRDRLTDGSLSTDAYFQQVLRLVYRFLFLLTAEDRNQALLPEHYEGTDYKAARALYQSGYSITNLRERARLRRHHDTYTDAWQQLCVTFAGFAEGQPALAQPALGGLFAAHQCEALGPCELANQHLYKALFELCYFEHQGRLSRINYRDMDTEEFGSVYESLLELIPQLTTEGQWRFRFMGDSEDEEAAGGHARKLTGSYYTPDSLVQELIKSALEPVIAQRLQQYPAQPRDALLSISVCDPACGSGHFLLAASRRLAAELARIDAGTDQPTEAHYRHALRDVVRHCIYGVDLNPMAVELCKIALWLESIEPGQPLSFLNHHIQCGNALLGLTSLSALDHGIPKAAFKPLAGDMKPVCSALNKRNTKALKQLESSRDSNQFRLPLEQDNQLTELQSIEAMPQTSAKQVAEQEIAYRAFLDKAKASHLRQAADMVLGAFLLPKTEEIEDAIPTTASVYLELVSENHNAQHIAQRETVITACVEARVFHWPLAFPQIFAKGGFDCVLGNPPWERIKLQEEEFFSTRNADVARAKNKAERAQRIQWLSEGMLAKHLLPELHHPEHECQAEVRLFNEFVTAKHTAEAASAFVHVNGDEGGRYALTGVGDVNTYALFSETIYQIVSPMGRAGFIVPSGLATDNSTKGFFGELISKKSLDSFFEFENEGFFAGAGQGHMLRFALTTIVGSAQEIPETRFLFQGKKIEHLHDPERVFTLSPEDIFRVNPNTLTCPIFQSRYDAEITKKIYQRVPVLIREANDDQPEVNPWGIRFMAMFHMSNDSHLFKTYEDLIGEGYELDGNHFVKDKSEYVPLYESKMIQLYNHRYGDFRESLNERPHVLPRAPEEYFATAEYLTYPFYWVDKTQISQKVEASGWGRKWFIAWRRITDARASARTMIASVIPDCGSGDSLFLPLLKDFDDGRNYAAFLANLSSLVLDYFARQKLGGLNLNYFTFKQLPIISPEAYDDNDLEFIASRVVELTYNSMDLKEWGKDIGHNGNPIVYNSERRHKLRCELDAYYAKLYGLTREELCYILDPTNVAGADYPSETFRVLKSKEEKEFGEYRTQRLVLEAWDQLHAGQLE, encoded by the coding sequence ATGGCCAAACACAACCACCAAACCTTTGAATCCCTGCGCATTGTGGGCGCCTTGCTCGGCACCCAGGTGTTGCACGAGGCCCGCAACCTCAAACTGCCGGGCCAGGCGCTCGGCGAGTACAGTATCGAGCGCGGCTTAAAGCTTAACGATGAACTGGGCCGCTATTGGCGCATTGCCCGGGCCCGCTGGCAGGAATTCCAAAGCCAGCGCCCCCGGCAAGACATCAACCCCCATCGCCTAGCCCAACAGGAATGGCTGCTGCCGCTGTTGCGCAATGTGCTGGGCTTTACGGTAGTGGAATCGCCCACCCTCACTTTGGGCGAGCGGGAATTCCCCTTAACCCACACCGCCCACAATGGCGCCGTGCCACTGGTGCTGTGTGGTGCCAACCAAGACCTCGACAAAGGCGATCCGCTCTTTGGCCAGGAGGGCCGCAAGCGCTCGCCCATGGGCCTGGTGCAGGAATACTTAAACGCCGAAAGCCGCTGCCTGTGGGGCATTGTCAGCAATGGCGTGCAACTGCGCCTGCTGCGCGACAACCCCGCCATGACCCGGCCCGCCTATGTAGAGGTAGACCTGGAGCGCTTGTTTGAAGAAGACAACTACGCCGATTTCGCGCTCTTCTGGTTACTGGCCCACGCCAGCCGATTTGCCCCACAAGATCAAAACCCCGAGGCCTGCTGGCTGGAGCAATGGCGCAACCAGGGCCACAGCGATGGTGAGCGCGCACTCGAAAAGCTGCGCGATGGCGTCACCAAAGCCTTGCGCGAACTGGGCACGGGCTTTGTGGCCCACCCCGCTAACCAGCCCTTGCGCGATAGGCTCACAGACGGCAGCCTCAGTACCGATGCCTACTTCCAGCAGGTCTTGCGCCTGGTGTACCGCTTTTTGTTTTTGCTCACCGCCGAAGACCGCAACCAGGCGCTCTTGCCCGAGCACTACGAAGGCACCGATTACAAAGCCGCCCGTGCGCTCTACCAAAGCGGTTATTCCATCACCAACCTGCGCGAGCGCGCCCGCCTGCGCCGCCACCACGACACCTACACCGATGCCTGGCAACAACTGTGCGTCACCTTTGCGGGCTTTGCCGAAGGGCAACCGGCGCTGGCCCAGCCGGCACTGGGCGGCCTGTTTGCGGCTCACCAATGCGAAGCGCTGGGGCCCTGCGAACTGGCCAACCAGCACCTCTACAAAGCCCTATTTGAATTGTGCTATTTCGAGCACCAGGGCCGGCTCTCGCGCATCAACTACCGCGACATGGATACCGAAGAATTCGGCTCCGTGTACGAATCCCTGCTGGAGCTCATTCCCCAGCTCACCACCGAGGGCCAGTGGCGCTTTCGCTTTATGGGCGACAGCGAAGACGAAGAGGCCGCCGGCGGCCATGCCCGCAAACTCACCGGCTCCTACTACACGCCCGACAGTCTGGTGCAGGAACTCATTAAATCCGCATTGGAACCGGTAATTGCCCAGCGCCTGCAACAATACCCGGCGCAACCGCGCGACGCGCTGTTAAGCATCAGCGTGTGCGACCCGGCCTGTGGCTCCGGCCATTTTTTGTTGGCAGCCAGCCGCCGTTTAGCGGCCGAACTCGCCCGCATCGATGCCGGCACCGACCAGCCCACTGAGGCCCACTACCGCCACGCCCTGCGCGATGTGGTGCGCCATTGCATCTACGGGGTGGATTTAAACCCCATGGCGGTGGAGCTCTGTAAAATTGCACTTTGGTTAGAGTCTATCGAGCCTGGGCAGCCGCTTAGTTTTCTGAATCACCATATTCAGTGCGGGAATGCATTGTTGGGCTTAACCTCATTGAGTGCGCTAGATCACGGCATCCCAAAAGCAGCTTTTAAACCGCTTGCGGGTGATATGAAACCGGTGTGCTCAGCCCTCAATAAGCGCAACACTAAAGCACTAAAGCAATTGGAAAGCTCACGCGATAGCAACCAATTCAGGCTGCCTCTAGAGCAAGATAATCAATTAACGGAATTGCAATCCATTGAGGCAATGCCGCAAACCAGTGCTAAGCAAGTGGCTGAACAAGAAATAGCCTATAGGGCCTTTTTAGACAAGGCTAAAGCTAGCCACTTACGCCAAGCGGCCGATATGGTTTTGGGGGCATTTTTGCTGCCTAAAACAGAAGAAATTGAAGATGCCATTCCTACTACGGCCAGTGTGTATCTAGAACTGGTAAGTGAGAATCACAATGCGCAGCATATCGCTCAGCGTGAGACGGTGATAACTGCCTGCGTTGAAGCCCGCGTTTTCCACTGGCCATTAGCCTTCCCGCAGATATTTGCCAAAGGTGGGTTCGACTGCGTGCTTGGCAACCCGCCGTGGGAGCGCATCAAACTACAGGAGGAGGAATTCTTTTCCACCCGCAATGCTGATGTGGCCAGGGCCAAAAACAAGGCTGAGCGCGCCCAACGTATTCAGTGGTTGAGTGAAGGTATGTTGGCCAAGCACCTGCTTCCGGAGCTCCACCATCCGGAGCATGAATGCCAGGCCGAAGTGCGGCTGTTTAACGAATTTGTTACCGCCAAGCATACCGCCGAGGCAGCCAGTGCTTTTGTGCATGTGAACGGTGATGAAGGTGGTCGCTATGCGTTGACCGGGGTTGGGGACGTGAATACCTATGCCCTGTTTAGCGAGACCATCTATCAAATTGTATCACCCATGGGGCGGGCAGGGTTTATCGTGCCTTCAGGACTGGCTACCGACAATTCAACCAAGGGCTTCTTTGGTGAGTTAATTTCAAAGAAATCATTGGACAGCTTTTTCGAGTTTGAAAACGAAGGGTTTTTCGCCGGTGCTGGTCAGGGGCATATGCTGCGCTTCGCCTTGACCACTATTGTGGGCTCTGCTCAGGAAATCCCTGAAACACGCTTCCTGTTCCAGGGTAAAAAGATCGAACATCTTCATGATCCAGAACGGGTTTTCACGTTAAGTCCGGAAGATATTTTCCGGGTAAACCCCAATACGCTGACCTGCCCGATTTTTCAATCCCGCTACGACGCTGAAATTACCAAAAAAATCTATCAACGTGTTCCAGTGCTTATTCGCGAAGCCAATGACGACCAGCCTGAGGTAAATCCCTGGGGCATTCGATTTATGGCCATGTTTCATATGTCCAACGACAGTCACCTATTTAAAACTTACGAGGATTTGATAGGTGAAGGATACGAGCTGGATGGAAATCACTTTGTTAAAGATAAATCTGAGTATGTTCCGCTTTATGAATCAAAAATGATTCAGTTGTACAATCATAGGTATGGCGATTTTAGAGAATCACTTAATGAAAGGCCGCATGTTCTACCAAGAGCGCCGGAGGAATATTTTGCCACTGCAGAATATCTGACATATCCTTTTTACTGGGTAGATAAAACGCAGATTTCTCAAAAAGTTGAGGCTTCCGGATGGGGGCGGAAATGGTTTATTGCATGGAGGCGTATAACAGACGCCCGGGCTAGCGCCAGAACTATGATAGCTAGTGTTATTCCGGATTGTGGATCTGGAGACAGTCTGTTTTTACCGTTGTTAAAGGATTTTGATGACGGTAGGAATTATGCTGCATTCCTGGCCAACCTATCTTCTCTCGTCTTAGATTATTTTGCCCGTCAAAAGCTTGGTGGTCTTAATTTAAATTACTTTACTTTTAAACAGTTGCCAATAATTTCTCCAGAGGCATATGACGATAATGACCTTGAGTTCATTGCCAGTCGAGTTGTAGAGCTTACCTATAATTCAATGGATTTAAAGGAGTGGGGTAAGGACATTGGGCATAATGGCAATCCCATAGTTTATAATTCTGAGCGCCGCCATAAACTTAGATGCGAGCTGGATGCCTACTACGCCAAGCTCTACGGCCTCACCCGCGAAGAACTCTGCTACATCCTCGACCCCACGAATGTGGCAGGCGCTGACTACCCCTCAGAAACCTTCCGGGTGCTGAAAAGCAAAGAAGAAAAAGAATTCGGCGAATACCGCACCCAGCGGCTGGTGCTGGAAGCTTGGGATCAACTGCACGCCGGTCAGTTGGAGTAG